A window of the Chloroflexus sp. Y-396-1 genome harbors these coding sequences:
- a CDS encoding tyrosine phenol-lyase → MQDQDYPQTMGQQFGRRSWAEPWKIKMVEPLRIISRAEREAALKAAGYNTFLLRSEDVYIDLLTDSGTNAMSDRQWAALMMGDEAYAGSRSFYRLEAVVQQTYGYRHVIPTHQGRGAEHLISQIAIRRGQYVPGNMYFTTTRLHQELAGGIFVDVIIDEAHDPLSQYPFKGDVDLDKLATLINEVGPEQIAYISLAGTVNMAGGQPVSMANVRALRALCDRYGIRIFLDATRLVENAFFIKEREPGYAEHSIAAIVREFCSYTDGAWMSAKKDALVNIGGWLAVNDDQLADEARNLVVVYEGLHTYGGMAGRDMEALAVGIEESLQEDYIRARIGQVRYLGELLLDWGIPIVVPIGGHAIFLDARRFYPHLPQDLFPAQTLAAELYLDSGVRAMERGIASAGRDPKTGQHYYPKLELTRLAIPRRVYTQAHMDVVAESVKAVYDQRVHARGLHMVYEPRYLRFFQARFEPIADKNA, encoded by the coding sequence ATGCAGGATCAGGACTATCCCCAGACAATGGGGCAACAGTTTGGGCGTCGTTCGTGGGCCGAACCGTGGAAAATCAAGATGGTCGAGCCACTACGGATCATCAGTCGGGCTGAACGCGAAGCGGCGCTGAAGGCAGCGGGCTACAACACCTTCTTGTTACGTTCGGAAGATGTCTATATCGATCTGCTGACCGATAGCGGCACCAATGCTATGAGCGACCGCCAGTGGGCTGCGCTGATGATGGGTGATGAGGCGTATGCCGGTAGTCGCAGCTTCTACCGATTAGAGGCAGTGGTGCAGCAGACGTATGGCTACCGACATGTTATTCCCACTCATCAAGGTCGTGGTGCCGAGCATTTGATCAGTCAGATTGCAATCCGACGTGGGCAGTATGTGCCGGGCAATATGTATTTCACGACGACGCGCCTGCACCAGGAGCTGGCCGGTGGCATTTTCGTTGATGTGATCATTGACGAGGCGCACGATCCGCTTAGTCAGTATCCGTTCAAAGGCGATGTCGATCTCGATAAGCTCGCGACGCTGATCAATGAGGTCGGCCCAGAACAGATTGCGTACATCAGTCTGGCCGGCACTGTCAACATGGCTGGTGGTCAGCCGGTGAGTATGGCAAATGTGCGCGCACTACGTGCACTGTGTGACCGCTACGGTATTCGCATCTTTCTCGATGCGACCCGCCTGGTTGAGAATGCCTTTTTCATCAAAGAGCGTGAACCTGGTTATGCCGAACATAGCATTGCTGCCATCGTGCGTGAGTTTTGTTCTTACACCGATGGCGCGTGGATGAGCGCAAAGAAGGATGCGCTGGTCAACATCGGTGGATGGTTAGCGGTTAACGATGATCAACTGGCCGATGAAGCACGCAATCTGGTTGTAGTGTATGAAGGGCTACATACATATGGTGGAATGGCTGGTCGTGATATGGAGGCACTGGCGGTTGGAATTGAAGAATCGCTCCAGGAAGACTATATTCGGGCGCGGATCGGTCAGGTACGTTATCTAGGAGAGCTGCTGCTCGACTGGGGTATCCCGATCGTTGTGCCTATCGGCGGTCACGCCATCTTTCTTGACGCCCGCCGCTTCTACCCGCATTTGCCGCAAGACCTCTTCCCAGCGCAGACGCTGGCCGCCGAGTTGTACCTCGATTCAGGGGTGCGGGCAATGGAACGGGGCATTGCCAGCGCCGGGCGTGATCCGAAGACCGGTCAGCACTACTATCCCAAACTGGAATTGACCCGCCTCGCTATTCCACGCCGGGTCTACACCCAGGCCCATATGGACGTAGTAGCCGAATCGGTGAAAGCGGTTTACGATCAACGAGTGCACGCTCGTGGACTACACATGGTGTACGAACCACGTTATCTGCGGTTCTTCCAGGCCCGTTTTGAGCCGATAGCCGATAAGAACGCATAA
- a CDS encoding WD40 repeat domain-containing protein: protein MALSPDGRTIVSGAADCTVKVWDANDGRLRRSLEGHTNSVTAVALSPDGRTIVSGSSDGIEVWDARDGRLLRLEGHTNSVTAVALSPDGHTIVSGTADRTVKVWDARDGRLLRSLKDHWVRAVALSPDGRTIVSGSNDHTVKVWDARDGRLLRSLEGHTDGVLAVALSPDGRTIVSGSSDRTVRAWDLVSGESRVLFWSDAAILSLTLSGDGRLLVCGDAAGRVWIFDVVG from the coding sequence GTGGCGCTCAGCCCCGACGGGCGCACCATCGTCAGCGGGGCGGCTGACTGCACCGTCAAGGTGTGGGACGCAAACGACGGGCGCCTGCGCCGCTCCCTGGAAGGCCATACGAATTCGGTGACCGCCGTGGCCCTCAGCCCCGACGGGCGCACCATCGTCAGCGGCTCCTCTGACGGCATCGAGGTGTGGGACGCCCGCGACGGGCGCCTGCTGCGCCTCGAAGGCCATACGAATTCGGTGACCGCCGTGGCCCTCAGCCCTGACGGGCACACCATCGTTAGCGGCACGGCTGACCGCACCGTCAAGGTGTGGGACGCCCGCGACGGGCGCCTGCTCCGCTCCCTGAAAGACCATTGGGTGCGCGCCGTGGCCCTCAGCCCCGACGGGCGCACCATCGTCAGCGGTTCGAATGACCACACCGTCAAGGTGTGGGACGCCCGCGACGGGCGCCTGCTCCGCTCCCTGGAAGGCCATACGGATGGGGTGCTTGCCGTGGCGCTCAGCCCCGACGGGCGCACCATCGTCAGCGGCTCCTCTGACCGCACCGTCAGAGCCTGGGACCTGGTAAGCGGCGAGTCGCGGGTGCTCTTCTGGAGCGACGCTGCTATCCTTAGCCTGACACTGTCCGGCGATGGGCGTCTGTTGGTCTGCGGTGATGCCGCCGGGCGGGTGTGGATATTCGATGTGGTGGGGTAA
- a CDS encoding NB-ARC domain-containing protein: MLNDRQRIDLERLLATRHYNLPPLPKHYVPREADLAQLRQALLTNDAAALGIVGVKGMGGIGKSVLAAALAHDPAVQAAFPDGIVWLPIGREPNLPARQEELYLFLTGQREKFRDAIQGRGFLSGTLADKACLVILDDVWDSRHAEAFPALTNATTRYLITTRNAEVVQTFNAHLISLDVLSADQALNLLADWAGQPVADLPSTAHEVARECGYLPLALAMVSAFVRQNAESWERALHRLQRADLAKLRRLFPGYDHPTLLAALEVSVQALPEDARSRYMDLAVFPEEAAIPLPILHAFWQPLGLDEDDMADLAETVVNRSLARRDEAGRLRLHDLQHDYLRACAGANPPALHRRFLLACARSFLGASGETLEGLPWQRLPSQPGYLWDHLVYHHVQAGAWDALFTLLTDFDFLEARCWATTVFDLEADYRQALAAWPPEDAARRDVLAAFEERVRLEASRIAQAPEWLFPALYNYLRWSDAPDGPLQRLCEAEVAHRKGQNGARPPGQSNALPLLLRSRLDPQPEPPLWLRSLEGHTHWVSAVALSPDGRTIVSGSGDYTVKVWDARRAPAPLPERPYAKGDRRGAQPRRAHHRQRGG; the protein is encoded by the coding sequence GTGCTGAACGACCGGCAGCGCATTGACCTGGAGCGCCTGCTGGCGACCCGACACTATAACCTGCCGCCCCTGCCGAAGCACTACGTCCCGCGTGAAGCAGACCTGGCTCAGCTCCGGCAGGCGCTGCTGACCAATGACGCCGCTGCGCTGGGCATTGTCGGCGTGAAGGGGATGGGCGGCATCGGCAAGTCGGTGCTGGCTGCCGCCCTGGCCCACGATCCTGCGGTGCAGGCCGCCTTCCCCGACGGCATCGTCTGGCTACCCATCGGTCGCGAGCCGAACCTGCCCGCCCGCCAGGAGGAACTCTACCTTTTCCTGACCGGTCAGCGCGAGAAGTTTCGCGACGCGATCCAGGGGCGCGGCTTCCTGAGCGGTACGCTGGCGGACAAAGCCTGCCTGGTGATCCTGGACGACGTCTGGGACTCCCGCCACGCCGAGGCCTTCCCCGCGCTGACCAACGCAACAACCCGCTACCTGATCACCACCCGTAACGCCGAGGTCGTGCAGACGTTCAACGCCCACCTCATCTCGCTGGACGTACTCAGCGCGGATCAGGCATTGAATCTGCTTGCCGACTGGGCCGGGCAACCGGTAGCGGATCTGCCATCCACAGCCCATGAAGTAGCGCGGGAGTGCGGCTACCTGCCATTGGCGCTGGCGATGGTCAGCGCTTTCGTCCGCCAGAACGCTGAAAGCTGGGAGCGGGCGCTGCACCGTCTACAGCGCGCCGACCTGGCGAAACTCCGCCGCCTCTTCCCCGGTTACGATCATCCGACCCTGCTGGCAGCGCTCGAGGTGAGCGTGCAGGCGCTACCGGAGGATGCCCGCAGCCGCTACATGGACCTGGCCGTCTTTCCTGAAGAGGCCGCGATTCCGCTTCCCATCCTGCACGCCTTCTGGCAACCGTTGGGGCTGGACGAAGATGACATGGCCGACCTGGCGGAGACCGTTGTGAACCGTTCGCTGGCGCGTCGGGACGAGGCTGGACGCCTGCGCCTGCACGACCTGCAGCACGACTACCTGCGCGCCTGCGCGGGAGCGAACCCGCCCGCCCTGCACCGTCGCTTCCTGCTCGCCTGCGCCCGGAGTTTCCTGGGCGCCTCCGGTGAGACACTGGAAGGGCTGCCCTGGCAGCGCCTGCCATCCCAACCCGGCTACCTCTGGGATCACCTGGTCTATCATCACGTGCAGGCCGGCGCCTGGGACGCCCTCTTCACCCTGCTGACCGACTTCGACTTTCTGGAAGCGCGGTGCTGGGCGACGACCGTCTTCGACCTGGAGGCCGACTACCGCCAGGCCCTGGCTGCCTGGCCGCCAGAAGATGCCGCACGGCGAGACGTACTGGCCGCGTTTGAAGAGCGTGTACGCCTGGAAGCCTCGCGCATCGCCCAGGCGCCTGAATGGCTCTTTCCGGCCCTCTATAACTACCTGCGCTGGTCGGATGCCCCGGACGGCCCCCTGCAACGGTTGTGCGAGGCGGAGGTGGCGCACCGAAAAGGGCAGAACGGCGCCCGTCCTCCAGGGCAGAGCAACGCGCTGCCCCTCCTGCTGCGTTCACGCCTGGACCCACAGCCCGAACCGCCGCTCTGGCTGCGCTCCCTGGAAGGCCATACGCATTGGGTGAGCGCAGTGGCCCTCAGCCCCGACGGGCGCACCATCGTCAGCGGTTCGGGTGACTACACCGTCAAGGTGTGGGACGCGCGACGGGCGCCTGCTCCGCTCCCTGAAAGGCCATACGCGAAGGGTGACCGCCGTGGCGCTCAGCCCCGACGGGCGCACCATCGTCAGCGGGGCGGCTGA
- a CDS encoding GNAT family N-acetyltransferase, with translation MTPDIAIVSSNEWPELIALFERCNRTDSIELPLYLNTDLAPTMAAARFGDTLVGGIVMYGYFAIEAVIAVDPAWRRRGIGRQLVEQVARWAQARGGSWLALADEAGACVAPFAAALDLRRLNVEVLLRLDPAQVPPLPVLPPNWHVRLAETDDAAIVTAIIADAFGDPVEKVEAFVADCITNPVHRFVIGEIAGIPVAVLRLLRDEQRVMVATFGVRREQQGRGYGRLLLLTTLHRLLTTGYTDIRIEVEEHNTPAYHLYQACGFVPYRRYGQYGRLG, from the coding sequence ATGACGCCTGACATCGCCATTGTCTCCTCTAACGAGTGGCCAGAACTGATAGCGCTCTTCGAGCGCTGCAATCGTACCGATAGTATCGAATTGCCTCTCTATCTCAATACCGATCTGGCGCCGACGATGGCAGCGGCGCGGTTCGGTGATACCCTGGTCGGCGGGATTGTGATGTACGGCTATTTTGCGATTGAGGCGGTGATTGCCGTTGATCCGGCGTGGCGTCGGCGGGGGATAGGTCGCCAGTTGGTCGAGCAGGTTGCGCGTTGGGCGCAGGCTCGTGGTGGGAGCTGGTTGGCGCTTGCCGATGAAGCCGGTGCGTGTGTCGCACCCTTTGCGGCTGCACTCGATTTGCGGCGGTTGAATGTTGAAGTGCTGTTGCGTCTCGATCCGGCTCAGGTACCGCCGCTACCGGTTTTACCGCCGAACTGGCACGTGCGCCTAGCTGAAACGGATGATGCAGCAATTGTTACCGCGATCATTGCTGATGCATTCGGCGATCCGGTTGAAAAAGTAGAGGCTTTTGTTGCTGATTGCATTACAAATCCCGTTCATCGCTTTGTAATCGGTGAGATAGCCGGTATCCCGGTTGCGGTGTTACGGCTGCTGAGGGATGAACAGCGTGTTATGGTTGCTACCTTTGGTGTTCGTCGCGAGCAACAGGGGCGTGGGTATGGTCGGCTGTTACTGCTAACGACATTGCACCGGTTGTTGACCACCGGTTATACCGACATTCGGATTGAGGTTGAAGAGCATAATACCCCTGCTTACCATCTTTATCAGGCTTGTGGGTTTGTACCGTATCGCCGGTACGGCCAGTACGGTAGGCTGGGTTGA